One window of Trifolium pratense cultivar HEN17-A07 linkage group LG5, ARS_RC_1.1, whole genome shotgun sequence genomic DNA carries:
- the LOC123885125 gene encoding beta-fructofuranosidase, cell wall isozyme-like, translating into MNIFSTIWLLPLFTFIYVNDILPIEATHNVYRNLQNSSSDLTDQTYRTGYHFQPPKNWINDPNGPMLYKGYYHLFYQYNPKGAVWGNIVWAHSISTDLINWTPLDPAIFPSQPSDVNGVWSGSATILHGNKPAILYTGINKLNQQVQDIAYPKNLNDPFLREWIKSPKNPLMEPTIENKINASSFRDPTTGWLGKDGHWRILVGNKNNTRGIALLYKSKDFINWIKSENPLHSAEGTGMWECPDFFPVLKIGTFGVDTSLNNDKVRHVLKVSLDDTKHDHYLIGSYDEGKDKFTPDHGFEEVSSEHVLRYDYGKYYASKTFFDYGKNRRILLGWANESSRPDYDIKKGWSGIHTIPRTIWLHKSGKQLVQWPVVELEKLRLNHVNLPAKVLKGGELLQINGVTAAQADVEISFEVNNIGKAEVLDKWTDPQILCSQSSSRKNGLGPFGLLAFASKGLEEFTSVFFRIFKYQQKPLVLFCSDQSRSSLNKDNDLTTYGTFIDVDVLNEKLSLRSLIDHSVVESFGGEGRACITSRVYPTLAINDKALLYAFNNGTTDIKITSLNAWSMKKAQLNGKL; encoded by the exons GTTATTGCCTCTCTTCACTTTCATTTATGTCAATGATATTCTTCCTATTGAAGCTACTCACAATGTTTATAGAAACCTTCAAAATTCATCTTCTGATTTAACAGATCAAACTTACAGAACTGGTTATCATTTCCAACCTCCCAAGAATTGGATCAATG ATCCTAATG GACCAATGCTTTACAAAGGGTACTATCATCTATTCTATCAATACAATCCTAAAGGTGCTGTTTGGGGAAATATTGTGTGGGCACATTCAATTTCAACTGATCTTATTAACTGGACCCCACTGGATCCAGCCATCTTTCCATCTCAACCGTCCGATGTAAATGGTGTTTGGTCAGGATCAGCCACAATATTACATGGTAACAAACCAGCTATTTTGTACACtggaattaataaacttaatcaaCAAGTACAAGATATAGCATAccctaaaaatttaaatgaccCTTTTCTTAGGGAATGGATTAAGTCACCAAAAAATCCATTAATGGAACCaactattgaaaataaaattaatgcaaGTTCATTTAGAGACCCTACTACTGGTTGGTTAGGAAAAGATGGACATTGGAGAATACTTGTTGgtaacaaaaataatactagAGGAATTGCACTTTTATATAAGAGTAAAGATTTTATTAATTGGATTAAATCAGAAAACCCTTTACATTCAGCTGAGGGTACTGGAATGTGGGAGTGTCCTGATTTTTTTCCAGTTTTGAAAATTGGTACATTTGGTGTTGACACATCATTAAATAATGATAAGGTTAGACATGTTTTGAAGGTTAGTTTAGATGATACAAAACATGATCATTATCTAATTGGGAGTTATGATGAAGGTAAAGACAAATTTACCCCTGATCATGGGTTTGAGGAGGTTAGTAGTGAACATGTTTTGAGATATGACTATGGAAAATATTATGCTTCAAAAACTTTCTTTGATTATGGGAAGAATAGAAGGATTTTGCTTGGTTGGGCTAATGAATCTTCAAGACCTGATTATGATATCAAGAAAGGATGGTCAGGAATCCAT ACAATTCCAAGGACAATTTGGTTGCACAAGTCAGGAAAACAGTTGGTACAATGGCCAGTTGTGGAACTTGAGAAGCTACGACTAAATCATGTTAACTTGCCCGCCAAAGTTCTCAAGGGAGGTGAACTGTTGCAAATTAATGGTGTCACAGCAGCACAG GCTGATGTTGAAATTTCATTTGAAGTGAATAACATTGGAAAGGCTGAAGTTTTGGACAAATGGACAGATCCTCAAATTCTATGTAGCCAAAGTTCATCAAGAAAAAATGGATTGGGACCTTTTGGTCTTCTTGCTTTTGCTTCAAAGGGATTGGAAGAGTTCACATCAGTGTTTTTCAGAATATTCAAATACCAACAAAAACCATTGGTGCTCTTTTGTAGTGACCAAAGCAG GTCTTCTTTGAATAAAGATAATGATTTGACCACTTATGGAACTTTTATTGATGTGGATGTTCTGAATGAGAAGCTGTCATTGAGAAGTTTG ATTGATCACTCTGTGGTAGAGAGTTTTGGAGGAGAAGGAAGAGCATGCATCACATCTAGAGTTTATCCCACATTGGCCATCAATGACAAAGCATTACTTTATGCTTTCAATAATGGAACTACTGATATAAAGATCACAAGCTTGAATGCTTGGAGCATGAAGAAAGCACAATTAAATGGAAAATTATAA